The following proteins are encoded in a genomic region of Natrinema sp. DC36:
- a CDS encoding DUF5611 family protein, whose translation MKEYKMRRGEYLEERIPDMESTVEDYFGPITGSEEYKGSDLFVIGEPDNPVFEKVVVGTIEYSGKKDKLGVEFYERDPTELGPDELEAAGDAVDAKNDFLLEATGRDAKSRRESMKRTVEDDPDHDF comes from the coding sequence ATGAAGGAGTACAAGATGCGCCGCGGCGAATATCTCGAGGAGCGAATTCCGGACATGGAGTCGACCGTCGAGGACTACTTCGGCCCGATCACGGGGTCCGAGGAGTACAAGGGAAGCGATCTCTTCGTTATCGGCGAACCCGACAACCCCGTCTTCGAGAAAGTCGTCGTTGGCACCATCGAGTACTCCGGCAAAAAGGACAAACTCGGCGTCGAGTTCTACGAGCGCGACCCCACCGAACTCGGCCCCGACGAACTCGAGGCTGCGGGCGACGCCGTCGACGCGAAAAACGACTTCCTGCTCGAGGCGACCGGTCGCGACGCCAAGTCCCGTCGCGAATCGATGAAGCGCACAGTTGAAGACGACCCGGATCACGATTTCTAA
- a CDS encoding heme-binding protein gives MERRRPPQTEEGWYVLHDFRSIDWDAWRDAPERRRSQAIEEGIDYLGSSEAVDDADEGESATFAVFGHKADLLVLHLRPTLADIDTLERQFEHTALAEFTERADSYLSVTEVSGYMSEDYFDEDAEVEDTGLARYIESRLTPEIPDSEFLSFYPMDKRRGPEDNWYDLPFDERAEHLSSHGDIGREYAGRVTQIISGSVGLDDFEWGVTLFADDPTDVKELLSEMRFDPSSSRFAEFGRFLSARRFPPEHLGAFLAGEPVPQEGAHGERGHPHAESDSDGHQHGDSDGHHGGSGGHHGDDADGDGDEDVRSELEELGVYAGQPHGEDVHAVVLYSAADPDELFEEVDGLRGNFDHYDTHVKTAVYEPRDGGDDAETAIVSLWDTERAANTAAGFLADLPDIVRQAGDDEGDSWGTMGMFYTVKPEHRGDFTGAFEDAAGLLAEMDGHRKTDLLINREDENDMFIASRWDSREDAMQFFRSDAFSEAVEFGRDVLVDRPRHVFLA, from the coding sequence ATGGAACGACGACGACCGCCACAGACCGAAGAGGGCTGGTACGTCCTCCACGACTTCCGGTCGATCGACTGGGACGCCTGGCGAGACGCGCCCGAGCGCCGGCGCTCGCAGGCGATCGAGGAGGGCATCGACTACCTCGGGTCCAGCGAGGCCGTCGACGACGCCGACGAGGGCGAGTCGGCGACGTTCGCGGTGTTCGGCCACAAGGCCGATCTGCTCGTGCTCCACCTGCGACCGACGCTCGCCGATATCGACACGCTCGAGCGGCAGTTCGAACACACCGCGCTCGCCGAGTTCACCGAGCGGGCCGACTCCTACCTCTCGGTAACGGAGGTCTCGGGCTACATGTCCGAGGACTACTTCGACGAGGATGCGGAGGTCGAAGACACCGGCTTGGCGCGCTACATCGAGTCCCGACTCACGCCTGAAATCCCCGACAGCGAGTTCCTGAGCTTCTATCCGATGGACAAACGCCGCGGTCCGGAGGACAACTGGTACGACCTGCCCTTCGACGAGCGCGCGGAACACCTGTCTTCGCACGGCGACATCGGTCGAGAGTACGCCGGCCGCGTCACGCAGATCATCTCCGGCAGCGTCGGCCTCGACGACTTCGAGTGGGGCGTGACGCTGTTCGCAGACGACCCGACCGACGTGAAGGAACTCCTCTCCGAGATGCGCTTCGATCCCTCGAGTTCTCGCTTCGCCGAGTTCGGCCGATTCCTCTCGGCCCGGCGCTTCCCGCCCGAACACCTCGGTGCGTTCCTCGCGGGCGAGCCGGTTCCACAGGAGGGCGCCCACGGCGAGCGCGGCCACCCACACGCCGAGAGCGACTCCGACGGTCATCAGCACGGAGACTCGGACGGCCACCACGGCGGCTCCGGCGGTCACCACGGTGACGACGCAGACGGTGACGGGGACGAAGACGTTCGCAGCGAACTCGAGGAACTGGGCGTCTACGCGGGCCAGCCCCACGGTGAGGACGTCCACGCGGTCGTGCTCTACTCGGCGGCCGACCCCGACGAGCTATTCGAGGAGGTCGACGGGCTGCGAGGGAACTTCGACCACTACGATACGCACGTGAAAACGGCCGTCTATGAACCGCGAGACGGCGGCGACGACGCGGAAACGGCGATCGTCAGCCTCTGGGATACCGAACGCGCCGCGAACACGGCCGCCGGGTTCCTCGCCGACCTCCCCGATATCGTCCGGCAAGCGGGCGACGATGAGGGCGATTCCTGGGGCACGATGGGAATGTTCTACACGGTCAAACCCGAGCATCGCGGTGACTTCACCGGCGCGTTCGAGGACGCCGCCGGCCTGCTCGCGGAGATGGACGGGCACCGCAAGACGGACCTGCTGATCAACCGCGAGGACGAAAACGATATGTTCATCGCCAGCCGCTGGGATTCCCGCGAGGACGCCATGCAGTTCTTCCGCAGCGACGCCTTCTCGGAGGCCGTCGAGTTCGGTCGCGACGTCCTCGTCGACCGACCGCGACACGTCTTCCTGGCCTGA
- a CDS encoding PadR family transcriptional regulator, producing the protein MRKSGPPKGLIAYLVLELLEEKPRYGYEILKEIREISGGHWEPSYGSVYPILYKFEEKGWAERIEREDEPDRKYFELTDDGLAELEERRESGSEKARDFADVILGFFHVYATFSTDDRFEIPETDGEWRFDEAFSHWVVEQVVRHHEHYFDTEFERLEATPEEFSDRYGVDVED; encoded by the coding sequence ATGCGGAAAAGTGGGCCGCCGAAGGGACTCATCGCCTACCTCGTGCTCGAGCTCCTCGAGGAGAAGCCCCGGTACGGCTACGAGATCCTCAAGGAGATCCGCGAGATCAGCGGCGGTCACTGGGAGCCGTCGTACGGCTCGGTGTATCCGATCCTCTACAAGTTCGAGGAGAAGGGCTGGGCCGAGCGCATCGAGCGCGAGGACGAACCCGATCGGAAGTACTTCGAACTCACCGACGACGGTCTCGCCGAACTCGAAGAGCGCCGCGAGAGCGGCTCGGAGAAGGCCCGTGACTTCGCGGACGTCATCCTCGGCTTCTTCCACGTCTACGCGACCTTTTCGACGGACGACCGCTTCGAAATCCCCGAGACGGACGGCGAGTGGCGCTTCGACGAGGCGTTCAGCCACTGGGTCGTCGAACAGGTCGTCCGTCACCACGAACACTACTTCGATACCGAGTTCGAACGCCTCGAGGCGACGCCCGAGGAGTTCTCCGACCGCTACGGCGTCGATGTGGAAGACTGA